A stretch of the Massilia varians genome encodes the following:
- a CDS encoding PilW family protein, translating to MRPIPTLRRAGGFSLAELMIASSIGLLILAGLSTMFVKNMRTQQEIEQAHLQVENGRYAIDVLGVDLRNAGYYAEFDPTVLASPAALPPLCAANLDELKAALVLPVQGLDAGAALPACLSDVRAGTDVLVVRRAATCIAGVGSCAPLSSGGPFFQASLCNNATELDSPNVADFYALSLSEVNLNRHQRDCSPVAGSGTLAAKRRYLTHIYYVANNNRSGDGIPTLKRLELGSTGQAPTWNTVVPLAEGIENLQVEYGLDLAKDGVADLITADPASANGCASAACAVSNWRAAVAVRIHVLARNTRASPGYVDRKSYTLGLDADGEAHTIDAAGDAYKRHVFQTRVALPNPAGRRLP from the coding sequence ATGCGTCCCATCCCAACATTACGCCGCGCCGGCGGCTTCTCGCTGGCCGAGCTGATGATCGCGTCGAGCATCGGCCTGCTGATCCTGGCCGGCCTGTCCACGATGTTCGTCAAGAATATGCGCACCCAGCAGGAAATCGAGCAGGCCCACCTGCAGGTCGAGAACGGCCGCTACGCGATCGACGTGCTGGGCGTCGACCTGCGCAACGCCGGCTACTACGCCGAGTTCGACCCCACCGTCCTGGCCAGCCCGGCCGCCCTGCCGCCCCTGTGCGCCGCCAACCTGGACGAACTCAAGGCCGCCCTGGTGCTGCCGGTCCAGGGCCTCGACGCCGGTGCCGCCCTGCCCGCCTGCCTCAGCGACGTGCGCGCTGGCACCGACGTGCTGGTGGTGCGCCGCGCCGCCACCTGCATTGCCGGCGTCGGCAGCTGCGCCCCGCTGTCGAGCGGCGGCCCGTTCTTCCAGGCCTCGCTGTGCAACAACGCCACCGAACTGGATTCGCCCAACGTCGCCGACTTCTACGCGCTCAGCCTGTCGGAGGTCAACCTGAACCGGCACCAGCGCGACTGCAGCCCGGTCGCCGGCAGCGGCACCCTGGCGGCCAAGCGCCGTTACCTGACCCATATCTATTACGTAGCCAACAACAATCGCAGCGGCGACGGCATCCCGACGCTCAAGCGCCTCGAGCTCGGCAGCACCGGCCAGGCCCCGACCTGGAACACCGTGGTGCCGCTGGCCGAAGGCATCGAGAACCTGCAGGTCGAATACGGCCTGGACCTGGCCAAGGATGGCGTGGCGGACCTCATCACCGCCGACCCGGCCAGCGCCAACGGCTGCGCCAGCGCCGCCTGCGCGGTGAGCAACTGGCGCGCGGCGGTCGCGGTCCGCATCCACGTGCTGGCCCGCAATACCCGGGCCAGCCCCGGCTACGTCGACCGCAAGAGCTACACCCTCGGCCTGGATGCCGACGGCGAAGCGCACACCATCGACGCCGCGGGCGATGCCTACAAGCGCCACGTGTTCCAGACCCGGGTGGCGCTGCCCAACCCGGCCGGAAGGAGGCTGCCATGA
- a CDS encoding PilX N-terminal domain-containing pilus assembly protein translates to MIRFPHPRRQRGVTLITALVLLVLLTLVALTTFNVGKSNLQIVSNMQQRDEAAAAAREVIEEAISNTRFTVTPQHVLANPCGADNQRCVDTNGDGKDDVRVKITPSPKCVKAPVIKNTALDLAKVEDQVCSMGSSQSFGVAGAVDGNSACADSIWEISAEATDVETEAQVRVTQGVAVRVARDDVTNNCPTT, encoded by the coding sequence ATGATTCGCTTTCCCCATCCGCGGCGCCAGCGCGGCGTGACCTTGATCACCGCCCTGGTCCTGCTGGTGCTCCTGACCCTGGTGGCGCTGACCACCTTCAACGTCGGCAAGTCGAACCTGCAAATCGTCAGCAACATGCAGCAGCGTGACGAAGCCGCCGCGGCGGCCCGCGAGGTGATCGAAGAAGCCATCAGCAACACCCGCTTCACGGTCACGCCCCAGCACGTGCTGGCCAACCCCTGCGGCGCCGACAACCAGCGCTGCGTCGACACCAACGGCGACGGCAAGGACGATGTGCGGGTGAAAATCACGCCCAGCCCGAAATGCGTCAAGGCGCCGGTGATCAAGAACACCGCGCTCGACCTGGCCAAGGTGGAAGACCAGGTGTGCAGCATGGGCAGTTCGCAGAGCTTCGGCGTGGCCGGCGCCGTCGACGGCAACTCGGCCTGCGCCGACAGCATCTGGGAAATCAGCGCCGAGGCCACCGACGTCGAGACCGAAGCCCAGGTCAGGGTCACCCAGGGCGTGGCCGTGCGCGTGGCGCGCGACGATGTCACCAACAATTGCCCCACCACTTGA
- a CDS encoding pilus assembly protein has translation MFRTMRLFSRPAALRLSLGLSGALALLPLPAGADDIDIFTGASAGPRLNPRILIVLDNTSNWARQNQKWAGGITQGQSEVNAIKRVVAELAGSVSLGLMEYVTGGNANDDGGFIRYAVQPMDETNRNAISSQLTTIYNNINSPDEKRNSNTPYGNLMYDVYNYFAGASSYSPSATLASKADRNGYTTAFSRFKSPLTLDNLCGKSFVIFIGNPNASGPSKDSAANTALLNTLNGQPVTQLGLPNFSTKSLTTSTTVGTTPACYGSATAAASALPSFSAVCDGYTEGCKIGNAVPSDAGVCTAGNSRYSVVATDIEITNIPTGTFSTDTGPRNADEWARLLHDRGIAMPSGSIRPNVTTYTIDVHNAQPNAEHTSLLLSMARAGGGKYFLAKNEDSIVDALKEILIEIQAVNSTFASTSLPVNATNRSQNENQVFIGMFRPDKKAKPRWFGNLKRYQLVDNNGNVDLGDVNGKVAVNTVTGFVTPCAASYWTKDSKNYWEGLGIDPAPLGTCGTVSFNAFSDLPDGPFVEKGAAAQVLREGNGAGGQAVNRKVLTHTSAGLADLTSANSGMAADLVRFIRGEDVTGEKGALNASTTRPSIHGDVIHSRPLPINYGGKQIDGEKVGVTVFYGANDGTLRAMNADTGVERWAFVAPEFFPRLSRLMSNTPLVAYPDMPDMDITPTRKDYFFDGSTGVYQNADSSQVWIFPTMRRGGRMIYALDVSKPQSPTFKWKAGCPNLNNDTGCTAGMAGIGQTWSTPSVAFLKGYGAGAAPVLVVGGGYDGCEDADSRAPACSNAKGGVIYVLDAATGALLRSFPTTRPVAADVALVDIDNDAMPDYAYAADTGGSLYRVDFVDASRSAQSSSAWTSRKVAATSGGGRKFLFAPAVLAAPDHVYVAIGSGDREHPLASQYPFATVTNRFYVYKDSLAAGAGTDAVDLDALENYSASARNTCSNAAVLPASSLKGWFMDLNENGQGEQVVTSALIAGGMVTFSTNRSIPPLAGTCSTTLGEARGYWVNLLNGSGAIGVDGTCGGQRSSPFVGGGLPPSPVLATGVPVTVNGKPQATTVVIGAVQRSAGASVAIAPQKIRPSINSRRKRSYSYTSGAD, from the coding sequence ATGTTCCGCACCATGCGCCTCTTTTCCCGTCCGGCTGCCCTGCGCCTGAGCCTGGGCCTGTCCGGCGCGCTCGCCCTGCTGCCGCTGCCGGCGGGCGCCGACGACATCGATATCTTCACCGGCGCGTCGGCCGGCCCCAGGCTCAATCCGCGCATCCTCATCGTGCTCGACAACACCTCGAACTGGGCGCGCCAGAACCAGAAATGGGCGGGCGGGATCACCCAGGGCCAGTCGGAGGTCAACGCGATCAAGCGCGTCGTTGCCGAGCTCGCCGGCTCGGTGAGCCTGGGCCTGATGGAGTACGTCACCGGCGGCAACGCCAACGACGACGGCGGCTTCATCCGCTATGCGGTCCAGCCGATGGACGAAACCAACCGCAACGCCATCAGCAGCCAGCTGACCACGATCTACAACAACATCAACAGCCCGGACGAGAAGCGCAACTCGAACACGCCCTACGGCAATCTGATGTACGACGTGTACAACTATTTTGCCGGGGCCAGTTCGTATTCGCCTAGCGCCACGCTGGCAAGCAAGGCCGACAGGAACGGCTACACCACGGCCTTTTCCCGCTTCAAGTCGCCGCTCACGCTCGACAACCTGTGCGGCAAGAGTTTCGTCATCTTCATCGGCAATCCCAACGCCAGCGGCCCGTCCAAGGACAGCGCCGCCAACACTGCCCTGCTGAACACGCTCAACGGCCAGCCGGTCACCCAGCTCGGCCTGCCGAACTTCAGCACCAAGAGCTTGACCACCTCGACCACGGTGGGCACGACCCCCGCCTGCTATGGCAGCGCCACCGCGGCCGCCTCGGCCCTGCCGTCCTTCAGCGCCGTCTGCGACGGCTACACCGAAGGCTGCAAGATCGGCAATGCGGTGCCCAGCGATGCCGGCGTCTGCACCGCCGGCAACAGCCGCTACAGCGTGGTGGCCACCGACATCGAGATCACGAATATCCCGACCGGCACCTTCAGCACCGACACCGGGCCGCGCAATGCCGACGAATGGGCGCGCCTGCTGCACGATCGCGGCATTGCCATGCCGAGCGGCAGCATCCGCCCGAACGTGACGACGTATACCATCGACGTCCATAACGCCCAGCCGAACGCCGAGCACACCTCGCTCCTGCTGAGCATGGCACGCGCCGGCGGCGGCAAGTATTTCCTGGCCAAGAACGAGGATTCGATCGTCGACGCCCTCAAGGAAATCCTGATCGAGATCCAGGCCGTCAACAGCACCTTCGCCTCGACCAGCCTGCCGGTGAACGCCACCAACCGCTCGCAGAACGAAAACCAGGTCTTCATCGGCATGTTCCGTCCCGACAAGAAGGCCAAGCCGCGCTGGTTCGGCAACCTCAAACGCTACCAGCTGGTCGACAACAACGGCAATGTCGACCTGGGCGACGTCAACGGCAAGGTGGCCGTGAATACCGTGACCGGCTTCGTGACGCCCTGCGCGGCCAGCTACTGGACCAAGGACAGCAAGAATTACTGGGAGGGCCTGGGCATCGATCCGGCCCCGCTGGGCACCTGCGGCACGGTGTCCTTCAACGCCTTTTCCGACCTGCCCGACGGCCCCTTCGTGGAAAAAGGCGCGGCCGCGCAGGTCCTGCGCGAGGGCAACGGCGCGGGCGGCCAGGCGGTCAACCGCAAGGTGCTGACCCACACCAGCGCCGGCCTGGCGGATCTCACCAGCGCCAACAGCGGCATGGCCGCCGACCTGGTCCGGTTCATCCGCGGCGAGGACGTGACCGGCGAGAAAGGCGCGCTCAATGCCAGCACCACCCGTCCCTCGATCCACGGCGACGTGATCCATTCGCGTCCGCTGCCGATCAACTACGGCGGCAAGCAGATCGACGGCGAGAAAGTCGGCGTGACCGTGTTCTACGGCGCCAACGACGGCACCCTGCGCGCCATGAACGCCGACACCGGGGTCGAACGCTGGGCCTTCGTGGCGCCGGAATTCTTCCCGCGCCTGTCGCGCCTGATGAGCAACACGCCGCTGGTCGCCTATCCCGACATGCCGGACATGGACATCACGCCAACCAGGAAGGATTATTTCTTCGACGGTTCGACCGGGGTCTACCAGAATGCGGACAGCTCGCAGGTATGGATCTTCCCGACCATGCGCCGCGGCGGACGCATGATCTACGCCCTCGACGTCAGCAAACCGCAGTCGCCGACGTTCAAGTGGAAGGCCGGCTGCCCGAACCTGAACAACGATACCGGATGCACCGCCGGCATGGCGGGCATCGGCCAGACCTGGTCGACGCCGAGCGTGGCCTTCCTGAAGGGCTATGGCGCGGGCGCCGCGCCGGTGCTGGTGGTGGGCGGAGGCTACGACGGCTGCGAGGACGCCGACAGCCGGGCTCCCGCCTGCAGCAATGCCAAGGGCGGCGTGATCTACGTGCTCGACGCCGCGACCGGCGCGCTGCTGCGCAGCTTCCCGACCACGCGCCCGGTGGCGGCCGACGTCGCGCTGGTCGACATCGACAACGACGCCATGCCCGACTACGCCTACGCGGCCGATACCGGCGGCAGCCTGTACCGGGTGGACTTCGTGGACGCCAGCCGCAGCGCCCAGTCGAGCAGCGCCTGGACCAGCCGCAAGGTGGCCGCCACCAGCGGCGGCGGCCGCAAGTTCCTATTCGCGCCGGCGGTGTTGGCGGCCCCGGACCACGTCTACGTGGCGATCGGCAGCGGCGACCGCGAGCATCCGCTGGCCAGCCAGTATCCGTTCGCGACCGTCACCAACCGCTTCTACGTCTACAAGGACAGCCTGGCGGCCGGCGCCGGCACCGATGCGGTCGACCTCGACGCGCTGGAAAACTACAGCGCGAGCGCCCGCAACACCTGCTCGAACGCGGCGGTGCTGCCGGCCAGCAGCCTGAAAGGCTGGTTCATGGACCTGAACGAGAACGGCCAGGGCGAGCAGGTCGTGACCTCGGCGCTGATTGCCGGCGGCATGGTGACCTTCAGCACCAACCGCTCGATCCCGCCGCTGGCCGGCACCTGCTCCACCACCCTGGGCGAAGCGCGCGGCTACTGGGTCAACCTGCTCAACGGTTCCGGCGCGATCGGCGTGGACGGCACCTGCGGCGGCCAGCGCTCCTCGCCCTTTGTCGGCGGCGGCCTGCCGCCCTCGCCGGTGCTGGCCACCGGTGTGCCGGTCACGGTCAACGGCAAGCCGCAGGCGACCACGGTCGTGATCGGCGCGGTGCAGCGCAGCGCCGGCGCCAGCGTGGCGATCGCCCCGCAGAAGATCCGCCCGAGCATCAACTCGCGGCGCAAGCGCAGCTACAGCTATACCTCGGGCGCCGACTGA
- a CDS encoding sensor histidine kinase, which yields MSSIRLRLLKRLVAPILVFNLLAASLTYLLAWTPAQRAFDQGLLDAAGALATRLRPGGAALDLPANLPASLPEAARALGVASPDASWFVVRDAQGRVLAGDPAFPRRAGGEPVRDERMHGQPVRVASLLVPGSSGPVEVGVARTLAQRQQVRSAIVRALVLLEVVFSLALVGLVWFSVGNGLAPLARLRARLDARGSHDLAPLVDAGMPRELLPLVSAFNALLERIAAGARAQDDFRANVAHQLRTPLAGLRLQLEWLAGRHRDDPETVRSVELLLQANERMIRQANQLLALERAAPERFAQARFSALDLSSIVGESVQSFVERALRKDIDLGFELAPSWLEGERHMLRDLVDNLVDNALRYTPAQGRVTVRCRPTPEGVVFAVEDSGPGIPSEKRARVFQRFVRLDQHSQGSGLGLAIVREIGAAHGARVELGEGAEGSGLRVTVRFPAERSVPPQSAPEV from the coding sequence ATGAGCAGCATCCGCCTGCGCCTGCTGAAGAGGCTGGTCGCCCCCATCCTCGTGTTCAACCTGCTGGCCGCCAGCCTGACCTACCTGCTGGCCTGGACCCCGGCCCAGCGTGCCTTCGACCAGGGCCTGCTGGACGCCGCCGGCGCCCTGGCCACGCGCCTGCGTCCGGGCGGCGCGGCGCTCGACTTGCCTGCGAATCTGCCTGCGAGTTTGCCCGAAGCCGCGCGCGCGCTGGGCGTCGCTTCGCCCGACGCCAGCTGGTTCGTGGTGCGCGACGCGCAGGGGCGGGTACTGGCCGGCGACCCTGCTTTTCCACGCCGCGCCGGCGGCGAGCCGGTGCGCGACGAGCGCATGCACGGGCAGCCGGTGCGGGTGGCCAGCCTGCTGGTGCCGGGTAGCAGCGGTCCGGTCGAGGTCGGGGTGGCGCGCACCCTGGCCCAGCGCCAGCAGGTCCGTTCGGCCATCGTGCGCGCGCTGGTGCTGCTCGAAGTCGTGTTCAGCCTGGCGCTGGTCGGCCTGGTCTGGTTCTCGGTCGGTAACGGCCTGGCGCCGCTGGCGCGCCTGCGCGCCCGCCTCGATGCGCGCGGCAGCCACGACCTGGCGCCGCTGGTGGACGCGGGCATGCCGCGCGAGCTGCTGCCGCTGGTGAGCGCCTTCAACGCGCTGCTCGAACGCATCGCCGCCGGCGCCCGGGCCCAGGACGATTTCCGCGCGAATGTCGCGCACCAGCTGCGCACCCCGCTGGCCGGGCTGCGCCTGCAGCTCGAGTGGCTGGCCGGCCGCCACCGCGACGATCCGGAGACGGTGCGCAGCGTCGAGTTGCTGTTGCAGGCCAACGAACGCATGATCCGCCAGGCCAACCAGCTGCTCGCGCTCGAACGCGCCGCGCCGGAGCGCTTCGCGCAGGCACGCTTCTCCGCGCTCGACCTGTCAAGCATCGTCGGCGAGTCGGTCCAGTCTTTCGTGGAGCGCGCGCTGCGCAAGGACATCGACCTGGGCTTCGAGCTGGCGCCGAGCTGGCTGGAAGGGGAGCGCCACATGCTGCGCGACCTGGTCGACAACCTGGTCGACAATGCGCTGCGCTATACGCCGGCGCAGGGCCGGGTCACGGTACGCTGCCGCCCGACCCCCGAGGGGGTCGTGTTCGCGGTCGAGGATTCGGGCCCCGGGATTCCGTCAGAGAAGCGGGCCCGGGTGTTCCAGCGCTTCGTGCGGCTCGACCAGCACAGCCAGGGCTCGGGCCTGGGCCTGGCGATCGTGCGCGAGATCGGCGCCGCGCACGGCGCCCGGGTGGAACTCGGGGAGGGAGCGGAGGGGAGCGGCTTGCGGGTCACGGTCCGCTTTCCCGCCGAACGATCCGTTCCTCCTCAGTCGGCGCCCGAGGTATAG
- a CDS encoding response regulator transcription factor, which produces MPLPLLLVEDDAVLADGLLRTLQAQDMQVELLRDGLAADARLQDPQSAAQWSVIVLDIGLPGIDGFEVLRRLRARGAAIPVLLLTARDAIADRVRGLEAGADDYLVKPFATPELVARIRALARRFAPPPSQLGLGRLALDGATRRARIGERPLELSVREWGVLEYLLQHAGRVVSKQQIIDAIAPWGEDLTLNAVEVYVSRLRLKLEGAGVAIRTIRGFGYLLEAGN; this is translated from the coding sequence ATGCCCTTGCCCCTCCTGCTGGTCGAAGACGATGCCGTGCTGGCCGATGGCCTGCTGCGCACCCTGCAGGCCCAGGACATGCAGGTCGAACTGCTGCGTGACGGCCTGGCGGCCGACGCCCGGCTGCAAGATCCGCAGTCGGCGGCGCAGTGGTCCGTCATCGTGCTCGACATCGGCCTGCCCGGCATCGACGGCTTCGAAGTGCTGCGCCGCCTGCGCGCGCGCGGCGCCGCCATTCCGGTGCTGCTCCTGACCGCCCGCGACGCCATTGCGGACCGGGTGCGCGGGCTGGAGGCCGGCGCCGACGACTACCTGGTCAAGCCCTTTGCCACCCCGGAACTGGTGGCGCGCATCCGCGCGCTGGCGCGGCGCTTCGCGCCGCCTCCGAGCCAGCTGGGCCTCGGGCGGCTCGCGCTCGATGGCGCCACCCGCCGTGCCCGCATCGGCGAACGCCCCCTGGAGTTGTCGGTGCGCGAATGGGGCGTGCTCGAGTACCTCCTGCAACACGCCGGGCGCGTGGTGTCCAAGCAGCAGATCATCGACGCCATCGCGCCCTGGGGCGAGGACCTGACCCTCAATGCGGTCGAGGTCTATGTCTCGCGCCTGCGCCTGAAGCTCGAGGGCGCCGGCGTGGCGATCCGCACCATCCGCGGCTTCGGCTACCTGCTGGAAGCCGGGAACTAG
- a CDS encoding Crp/Fnr family transcriptional regulator, with translation MNNAQLGGMQKAQHKIPATSETVKAASRPVVSYSGTQQNELLGALPRQDLETLFEHLELVPLPFGKELFEYGSKLEYVYFPTTAIVSLLYVMEDGATTEIAVVGHEGAVGVSLFMGERATCSAVVQSAGYGYRLKTQFLRDAFNKGGALPQLLMRYTNALFAQMAQNAVGGRHSSIEQKLCRWLLDRLDRSASNELKVTQELISIMLGVRRESITAAAGKLQDEGLIQYRRGNITVLDRAGLEEYAGECYKVAKSEYDRLLSDVAR, from the coding sequence ATGAACAACGCTCAGCTTGGTGGTATGCAAAAGGCACAACACAAAATCCCCGCCACGAGTGAGACTGTGAAAGCCGCGTCCCGCCCCGTTGTCAGCTACAGCGGCACCCAGCAGAACGAACTGCTCGGCGCCCTGCCCCGCCAAGACCTGGAAACCCTGTTCGAGCACCTGGAACTCGTCCCTCTGCCATTCGGCAAGGAGTTGTTCGAGTATGGCAGCAAATTGGAATACGTGTATTTTCCGACGACCGCAATCGTGTCGCTGCTGTACGTGATGGAAGATGGCGCCACCACCGAGATCGCGGTGGTCGGCCACGAAGGCGCGGTCGGCGTGTCCCTGTTCATGGGTGAGCGCGCCACTTGCAGCGCCGTGGTCCAGAGCGCCGGCTACGGCTACCGCCTGAAAACCCAGTTCCTGCGCGACGCATTCAACAAGGGCGGCGCACTGCCCCAGCTCCTGATGCGCTACACCAACGCCCTGTTCGCCCAGATGGCCCAGAACGCCGTCGGCGGCCGCCACAGCTCGATCGAGCAGAAACTGTGCCGCTGGCTGCTCGACCGCCTGGACCGTTCGGCCAGCAACGAGCTGAAAGTGACCCAGGAACTGATTTCGATCATGCTCGGTGTGCGCCGCGAAAGCATCACCGCTGCCGCCGGCAAGCTGCAGGACGAAGGCCTGATCCAGTACCGCCGCGGCAACATCACCGTGCTGGACCGTGCCGGCCTGGAAGAGTATGCGGGCGAATGCTACAAGGTCGCCAAGTCGGAGTACGACCGCCTGCTGAGCGACGTGGCCCGTTAA
- a CDS encoding CHASE3 domain-containing protein has product MYFSTAFDGKRLRGLPLSKTLLCVACVVILVINAVFLIRNLDDLRSGNALQAQTARVSDELQYLNLLVTDAESGLRGYFLSGSEVNLGPLHSAPQQIDSQLRALGVLLADNPSQTRNLAQLRTLVQRKLGLMHESLEVYRRGGLVDIVAISAAADERGQMDEIRLQVVIMTREQNELLASRTAAFYEQSRRTVLLGVGINAAAILVILLFHGLVQRSFGLRLEAERALQQTNDSLEAVVAERTEQLSVLSRHLIRVQEEEKTRLARELHDEMGANLTAIGMDMTSVSEQLKGSHPELVAMLGRARRTLVDTVQLKRRIIENLRPSLLDNMGLSAALQSYCADYARVTALDCDALIDAEADRAGPMQAIALFRITQEALNNIAKYAKARTVIVNLTREPDGWELEITDDGIGIPLDAMAKSKSHGLLGMRERALLLGGSLNVARGVNNVGTCVRAWIPAAAPGADGTASAVPVLGSAEMKTPSLSIGTAVEARSGKAPDGAPVGS; this is encoded by the coding sequence ATGTACTTTTCCACTGCCTTCGACGGCAAGCGGCTGCGTGGTCTGCCGCTCTCCAAGACCCTGTTGTGCGTGGCCTGTGTCGTGATCCTGGTCATCAACGCGGTCTTCCTCATCCGCAACCTGGATGACCTGCGCTCCGGCAATGCCCTGCAGGCCCAGACCGCCCGCGTCTCCGACGAACTGCAGTACCTGAACCTCCTCGTCACAGACGCCGAAAGCGGCTTGCGCGGCTATTTCCTGTCCGGCTCGGAAGTCAATCTGGGGCCGCTGCATTCGGCGCCCCAGCAAATCGACAGCCAGTTGCGCGCCCTGGGCGTGCTGCTGGCCGACAATCCTTCGCAAACCAGGAACCTGGCCCAGTTGCGCACCCTGGTGCAGCGCAAGCTCGGCCTGATGCACGAGTCGCTCGAGGTCTACCGGCGCGGTGGGCTGGTCGACATCGTCGCCATCTCGGCCGCCGCCGACGAGCGCGGCCAGATGGACGAGATCCGCCTGCAGGTCGTGATCATGACGCGCGAGCAGAACGAACTGCTGGCCAGCCGCACCGCCGCGTTCTACGAACAGTCGCGCCGCACGGTGCTGCTGGGCGTCGGCATCAATGCCGCCGCCATTCTCGTGATCCTGCTGTTCCATGGCCTGGTGCAGCGCAGCTTCGGTCTGCGCCTGGAAGCCGAGCGCGCCCTGCAGCAGACCAACGACAGCCTGGAGGCGGTGGTTGCCGAGCGCACCGAGCAATTGTCGGTGCTGTCGCGCCACCTGATCCGGGTGCAGGAAGAAGAGAAGACGCGCCTGGCGCGCGAGCTGCATGACGAGATGGGCGCCAACCTGACGGCCATCGGCATGGACATGACTTCAGTCAGCGAACAGCTCAAGGGCTCGCATCCGGAACTGGTGGCGATGCTGGGCCGGGCCCGCCGGACCCTGGTCGACACCGTGCAGCTCAAGCGCCGCATCATCGAGAACCTGCGCCCGAGCCTGCTCGACAACATGGGCCTGTCGGCTGCGCTACAGAGTTATTGCGCCGATTATGCGCGGGTCACGGCGCTCGACTGCGACGCCCTGATCGATGCCGAAGCCGACCGCGCCGGCCCGATGCAGGCGATCGCGCTGTTCCGCATCACCCAGGAAGCCCTGAACAACATCGCCAAGTACGCCAAGGCGCGTACCGTGATCGTCAACCTGACGCGGGAACCGGATGGCTGGGAGCTCGAGATCACGGACGACGGCATCGGCATTCCGCTCGATGCCATGGCCAAGTCCAAGTCGCACGGCCTGCTGGGTATGCGCGAGCGCGCGCTGCTGCTGGGCGGCAGCCTGAACGTGGCGCGCGGCGTGAACAATGTCGGCACCTGCGTGCGCGCCTGGATTCCGGCGGCGGCCCCGGGCGCGGACGGCACGGCGAGCGCCGTGCCGGTCCTGGGAAGCGCGGAAATGAAAACGCCGTCCCTGTCGATCGGGACGGCGGTCGAGGCCAGGAGCGGCAAGGCGCCCGATGGGGCGCCGGTGGGTTCTTAA